A stretch of [Clostridium] innocuum DNA encodes these proteins:
- the rhaD gene encoding rhamnulose-1-phosphate aldolase — protein sequence MNILDVAFVEELVDACQYFWEAGWGEYHAGNISYLLSDDEFDQLKEYMQVSASVDVAFDTAGLKGKAFIVTKSGACFRTMKKKYERDLGIIQFKENGYDILWGLDQGRGRPTSELPAHVLCHRARLADDANNKIVMHCHPTYLNAMTMIHELDEESFTQTLWKMNSECALVFPEGLAVLPWMKCGEGPIGPATADKMKDKRVVVWPFHGIFSSGNSISDAIGLIEAIDKNAYVYVLVKANMMHGMTDENVRELKEHFGLS from the coding sequence ATGAATATTTTAGACGTAGCATTTGTAGAAGAACTCGTTGATGCCTGCCAGTATTTCTGGGAAGCAGGATGGGGAGAATATCATGCAGGAAATATCAGCTATCTTCTTTCAGATGATGAATTTGATCAGCTGAAGGAGTATATGCAGGTGTCGGCATCTGTTGATGTTGCCTTTGATACAGCTGGCTTAAAGGGAAAGGCATTTATTGTCACAAAATCCGGAGCATGCTTTCGCACAATGAAGAAAAAGTATGAACGGGATCTGGGAATCATTCAGTTCAAGGAAAACGGATATGATATTCTGTGGGGACTTGATCAGGGAAGAGGAAGACCAACCAGCGAGCTTCCCGCCCATGTACTGTGTCATCGTGCAAGGCTCGCAGATGATGCAAACAACAAAATTGTAATGCACTGTCATCCAACCTACCTGAATGCAATGACGATGATTCATGAGCTGGATGAGGAAAGCTTTACACAGACCTTGTGGAAGATGAATTCCGAGTGTGCGCTGGTGTTCCCAGAAGGACTGGCAGTATTGCCCTGGATGAAATGCGGAGAAGGTCCGATCGGTCCGGCGACAGCTGATAAAATGAAGGATAAAAGGGTCGTTGTGTGGCCGTTCCATGGTATATTCTCGAGTGGCAATTCCATTTCGGATGCCATCGGCTTGATTGAGGCAATCGATAAAAATGCGTATGTATATGTTCTGGTGAAAGCCAATATGATGCATGGAATGACCGATGAAAATGTACGGGAATTGAAAGAACATTTCGGACTGAGCTGA